In a genomic window of Pedobacter sp. KBS0701:
- a CDS encoding DNA polymerase Y family protein, with amino-acid sequence MQRRFVSIWFRQLLADWQLIRRPELAGVPFVFAAPDHGRMMITAVSPVAMESGVEVGMRAADAKAICPGLEVLDDKPGRPRKLLKGLGEWCVRYSPVVAIDEFGMDGLLLDSSGCSHLWGGERGYLKEIVSRLKSKGYTVRLAIADTPGAAWAVSHYGKVTPLIPEGGQVDALMNLVPEALRLEQTVLAKLRKLGFYQIKSFIGMPRSVLRRRFGEDFLLRLAQAIGTEAEVLVPLQVPVPFSERLFSLEPIRTRNGIEIAINKLLENLCKRMQAEGKGLRFGVLTCYRIDGKVVQVDIGTSGASHSVGHLFKLFQLKIDQIRPALGIELFVLDAPKVDDVEVPQEEMWTSKPGLDDQSVIKLLDRVAGKVGFQVIHRYLPATKYWPERSVLRAVSVTEKPVASWRVDKPRPTELLKTPVPIEVMAIIPDHPPKFFIYKGVRHIVAKADGPERIEREWWLDQGEHRDYYQVEDEQGGRYWLFRSGHYGEEKKYKWFIHGFFA; translated from the coding sequence ATGCAAAGGCGTTTTGTTTCCATATGGTTCCGCCAGCTTCTGGCTGACTGGCAGCTTATCCGCAGGCCCGAGCTTGCCGGGGTGCCCTTTGTTTTTGCCGCGCCCGACCATGGCCGCATGATGATCACAGCGGTGAGCCCGGTTGCCATGGAATCCGGCGTTGAGGTTGGAATGAGGGCAGCTGATGCAAAGGCCATCTGTCCGGGCCTAGAAGTATTGGACGATAAACCGGGACGTCCCAGAAAATTGTTAAAAGGGCTCGGAGAGTGGTGCGTACGCTATTCCCCTGTTGTAGCAATAGACGAGTTTGGGATGGATGGGCTGCTGCTTGATTCCTCGGGATGCAGCCACCTTTGGGGCGGAGAAAGAGGCTATTTGAAGGAAATTGTATCAAGGCTAAAAAGCAAGGGCTACACAGTGAGGCTCGCTATTGCCGATACCCCCGGCGCGGCCTGGGCGGTATCGCATTATGGAAAAGTAACTCCGCTCATCCCGGAAGGAGGACAGGTCGATGCGCTGATGAACCTGGTGCCGGAAGCGCTACGCCTGGAGCAGACGGTACTTGCAAAGCTTCGGAAACTGGGGTTCTATCAGATCAAAAGTTTCATAGGCATGCCAAGGTCGGTACTGCGCAGAAGGTTTGGCGAGGATTTTCTGCTGCGTCTGGCGCAGGCAATCGGTACAGAGGCAGAAGTGCTTGTTCCCCTGCAGGTACCAGTTCCCTTTAGCGAAAGGCTCTTTAGCCTGGAGCCTATCAGGACTCGCAACGGAATAGAGATCGCCATCAATAAACTATTGGAAAACCTGTGCAAGAGGATGCAGGCCGAGGGAAAGGGATTGCGTTTCGGAGTGCTTACCTGCTACCGGATCGACGGCAAAGTGGTACAGGTGGATATCGGGACAAGTGGCGCATCGCATAGCGTAGGCCATCTGTTCAAGCTTTTTCAGCTGAAGATCGATCAGATCAGGCCGGCCCTGGGCATAGAGCTTTTTGTGCTCGATGCCCCGAAAGTGGATGATGTGGAAGTTCCCCAGGAAGAAATGTGGACATCAAAGCCGGGGCTTGATGATCAGAGCGTCATCAAGCTGCTTGACCGGGTGGCCGGAAAGGTTGGCTTTCAGGTGATCCACCGCTATCTGCCCGCAACCAAATACTGGCCGGAAAGATCGGTGCTAAGGGCGGTCTCGGTTACAGAAAAGCCTGTTGCCAGTTGGCGGGTAGATAAGCCACGTCCAACCGAACTTTTGAAAACACCCGTTCCGATAGAAGTGATGGCCATTATCCCCGATCATCCCCCTAAGTTTTTTATCTATAAGGGTGTTCGCCACATCGTGGCAAAGGCCGATGGCCCTGAGCGCATCGAGCGGGAGTGGTGGCTCGATCAGGGCGAGCATAGGGATTATTACCAGGTGGAGGATGAACAGGGCGGCCGGTATTGGCTGTTCCGTTCGGGCCATTATGGAGAGGAAAAGAAATACAAATGGTTCATCCACGGATTTTTTGCATAA
- a CDS encoding N-6 DNA methylase — MNELAQFFTKEPFSILLANSIKFNDPKLVLDLGIGDGSLTTAAQMRWKNAKFCGVDLDRNRVESLTTTHSNVNLFNLNSLDLNLSEKINVKVGSVDIAVCNPPYLNLEKTEKYSQLLENSGLKNSVKLISYTTDLLFIAQNISLLKTGGVLGTILPAGLISGHHFELFRKDLILNHSIENIIELESKIFKKTEAKTFILILKKGTSSHETILLSKANRKGEIVDSFYVNKLDLIYRMDFEYHANKKMVNSNGKTLLSLVKDIKRGNITNLDLKKTGLPYFHTTDFKNFDGILQSQNNRYDALTKQPILAQKGDILIGRVGKTCHTQVLIVESGIIAISDCIYRVRAPKVNQKRILSYLQSIDGITNLKVIKHGVCAQVISKKNLENLYIK, encoded by the coding sequence ATGAATGAATTAGCGCAGTTTTTTACTAAAGAACCTTTTTCAATATTACTGGCAAACAGCATCAAATTCAATGACCCTAAACTAGTTCTTGACTTGGGAATTGGTGACGGATCTTTGACAACTGCCGCTCAAATGCGTTGGAAAAACGCTAAATTCTGCGGTGTTGATTTGGACAGAAATAGAGTAGAGAGCCTGACGACCACCCATTCAAATGTGAATTTATTCAATTTAAATTCATTGGATCTTAATCTTTCGGAGAAAATTAATGTAAAAGTTGGCTCAGTTGATATCGCTGTATGTAATCCACCTTACTTGAATCTCGAAAAAACAGAAAAGTATTCTCAACTCTTGGAAAATTCAGGTTTGAAAAATTCTGTTAAACTTATTTCCTATACTACAGACTTACTTTTTATAGCGCAAAATATTTCTTTGTTGAAAACTGGAGGTGTTTTAGGCACAATTTTACCTGCAGGATTAATATCTGGGCATCACTTCGAACTTTTCAGAAAAGACTTAATTTTGAACCACTCCATCGAAAATATTATTGAACTGGAGAGTAAAATTTTCAAAAAAACTGAAGCGAAGACATTTATTCTCATCCTTAAAAAAGGGACTAGTTCCCATGAAACAATACTACTTAGCAAAGCAAATAGAAAAGGCGAGATTGTTGATAGCTTCTATGTTAACAAATTAGATCTAATCTATCGGATGGACTTTGAGTATCATGCCAACAAAAAAATGGTAAACTCAAATGGCAAAACTCTTTTGTCCCTTGTTAAGGATATCAAAAGGGGTAACATTACCAATTTGGATTTAAAGAAAACAGGCTTACCTTATTTTCATACCACTGATTTTAAAAACTTCGATGGTATTCTTCAATCTCAAAACAATCGATATGATGCGCTTACAAAGCAACCTATTTTGGCTCAAAAAGGTGATATATTGATTGGTAGAGTAGGTAAAACATGCCACACGCAGGTTTTAATTGTGGAGAGCGGGATCATAGCAATTTCTGATTGTATATATCGCGTTAGAGCTCCTAAAGTAAATCAGAAACGAATTTTGAGTTATCTACAGTCTATAGATGGAATAACAAATTTAAAAGTTATAAAACATGGAGTTTGTGCACAGGTAATCAGTAAAAAAAATCTTGAAAACTTATATATCAAGTGA
- a CDS encoding DUF3606 domain-containing protein, whose product MARGTKVERNSVSNQDHEIKYEANKLDVKPGKVKDAKSSAGNQRKAIEKKVK is encoded by the coding sequence ATGGCAAGAGGAACAAAAGTTGAACGCAATTCGGTGTCCAATCAGGACCACGAAATCAAATATGAGGCTAATAAGCTAGATGTTAAACCAGGTAAGGTAAAGGATGCGAAATCGAGCGCAGGTAACCAGCGAAAAGCCATCGAAAAAAAGGTAAAATAA
- a CDS encoding error-prone DNA polymerase produces MAYSELQITSNFSFLRGASHAHELVEQAEIFGYKKIAVTDRNTLAGIVRAYAACREKNVKLIPACRLDLLDGPSLLAYPTDKEAYGRLSALLTLGNMRAEKGSCHISREDVYAHSKGIIFTVVTPGVLDRRFQYDPAFVLAVAEYREALGSQLYIAATRSYMGNDDKLIFRTAQLSETYGIPVVATGDIHYHNPSRRELQDVLTCVREKCTIQEAGFRLHQNAERYMKEVSEMERLFRKYPSAIRNTMVIAEACEFSLDELKYVYPEEINQSGRSPMEELEYLTWKGAHEFYGETVPDKVVNMINHEMEFVKKMDYANYFLFVEDIVREARSRGILCQGRGSAANSAICFVLGITSVNPMKFDLLFERFISPARNEPPDIDVDFEHERREEIIQYIYDKYGRDRAAIVATVTQQHQKGAIRDVGKAMGLSVDTINRLSSSIWEFTDEWFEGKRVTEQGLNPNDPHLKKTLELTAQMMGFPRQLGQHTGGFVVTQGKLTDLCPILNARMEDRTNIEWNKDDIDALGFLKVDVLALGMLTCIRKAFDLCRDHYGKQFTLANIPQDDPAVYDMICLADTLGVFQIESRAQMSMLPRLKPREFYDLVIEVAIVRPGPIQGDMVHPYLRRRNGEEPVVYPSPELEAILGRTLGVPLFQEQAMKIAIVAAGFTPAEADGLRRSMATFKFKGLVNQYEQKLIDGMLAKGYTLEFAQRIFKQLEGFGSYGFPESHAASFALLVYVSCWLKHYYPDVFAAALLNSMPMGFYQPAQIVIDAQKHTVQVREVDVNHSLWDNRLEEKSGRYFTLRLGFRQISGIRADDIDTLVNGRGEGYQSITALRDAGVSIAALERLADADAFRSMGLDRRKALWEVSALQDMPVELFKGQASESVLETQVELPLMGKGEHVVQDYATVGLSLRAHPVSFVRSQLDMLNIRSCHHINNDSTDGQLVKVAGLVLVRQRPGTAGGVCFITIEDETGYSNLVVFEKLFETYRKEILHARLLMVEGRLQREGKVVHVIVSKCFDFTKMLGKLLQREVDDLPVLTLARGDEKTAPYLSQNKRAQVREEVPKEAFHSGRNFK; encoded by the coding sequence ATGGCATATAGCGAATTACAGATTACTTCAAATTTCAGCTTCCTGCGCGGGGCATCGCACGCCCATGAGCTGGTCGAGCAGGCGGAAATCTTTGGGTATAAAAAAATAGCGGTTACGGATAGGAATACCCTTGCGGGAATTGTCCGTGCCTATGCCGCGTGCAGGGAAAAAAACGTGAAGCTTATCCCCGCCTGCAGGCTGGATCTGCTGGATGGACCGAGCCTGCTTGCCTATCCTACGGACAAGGAAGCCTACGGCAGATTATCGGCGCTGCTCACCCTGGGAAATATGAGAGCTGAAAAAGGCTCGTGCCATATCTCCAGGGAAGATGTATATGCCCATAGCAAAGGGATCATATTTACCGTGGTCACCCCTGGGGTGCTCGATAGAAGATTTCAATATGACCCGGCATTTGTCCTGGCGGTCGCAGAATATAGGGAGGCCCTGGGCAGCCAGTTGTATATTGCCGCAACAAGGTCGTATATGGGAAACGATGATAAGCTTATCTTCCGGACCGCTCAGCTATCGGAAACCTACGGGATCCCCGTGGTGGCAACGGGCGACATCCATTACCATAACCCTTCGCGCCGGGAATTGCAGGATGTGCTTACCTGCGTCAGGGAAAAATGCACCATACAGGAAGCGGGCTTTCGCCTTCACCAGAACGCCGAGCGCTACATGAAAGAAGTGTCGGAGATGGAAAGGCTATTTAGAAAATACCCGAGCGCAATCCGAAACACGATGGTGATAGCCGAGGCCTGCGAGTTTTCTCTGGATGAGCTGAAATACGTTTACCCCGAGGAGATCAATCAAAGCGGGCGCTCACCGATGGAGGAGCTGGAATACCTTACCTGGAAAGGGGCACATGAATTCTATGGGGAAACTGTCCCTGATAAAGTCGTGAACATGATCAATCACGAGATGGAGTTTGTGAAGAAAATGGACTATGCCAATTATTTTCTTTTTGTCGAGGATATCGTCAGGGAGGCCAGGTCTCGCGGGATCCTGTGCCAGGGACGTGGTTCTGCCGCCAATTCGGCGATATGTTTTGTTCTGGGTATAACCTCCGTCAATCCTATGAAATTTGACCTGCTGTTCGAGCGCTTCATTTCGCCGGCCAGAAATGAGCCCCCTGATATCGATGTGGATTTTGAGCACGAGCGAAGGGAAGAGATCATCCAGTATATCTATGATAAATACGGGCGTGATCGGGCGGCCATCGTAGCAACGGTTACCCAGCAGCACCAGAAGGGTGCGATCCGGGATGTGGGAAAAGCGATGGGGCTATCGGTGGATACGATCAACAGGCTGTCCAGTTCTATCTGGGAATTTACCGATGAATGGTTCGAGGGTAAACGGGTTACGGAACAAGGTCTTAATCCGAACGACCCGCACCTTAAAAAAACGCTCGAACTTACCGCCCAGATGATGGGCTTTCCTAGACAGCTCGGCCAGCATACGGGCGGCTTTGTGGTAACGCAGGGTAAGCTTACCGACCTGTGCCCAATTTTAAATGCCCGGATGGAGGATCGTACAAATATCGAGTGGAATAAAGACGACATCGATGCGCTCGGATTTTTAAAGGTGGATGTGCTTGCACTGGGCATGCTTACCTGCATCAGAAAGGCTTTCGACCTTTGCCGGGATCATTATGGAAAGCAGTTTACCCTGGCCAATATCCCACAGGATGACCCGGCGGTATATGACATGATCTGTCTGGCCGATACGCTAGGGGTTTTCCAGATCGAGAGCCGGGCGCAGATGTCCATGCTGCCAAGGCTTAAGCCCAGGGAATTCTATGACCTGGTGATCGAGGTGGCTATTGTACGGCCCGGTCCGATACAAGGAGATATGGTTCATCCATACCTGCGCAGGCGGAATGGCGAAGAGCCGGTGGTCTACCCTTCCCCGGAGCTTGAAGCAATCCTGGGACGTACCCTGGGCGTACCGCTATTTCAGGAACAAGCAATGAAAATTGCAATTGTCGCAGCGGGATTTACCCCTGCCGAGGCCGATGGCTTGCGCAGAAGTATGGCTACATTCAAGTTTAAGGGGCTGGTAAACCAATATGAGCAAAAGCTCATAGATGGGATGCTGGCCAAGGGCTACACCCTGGAATTTGCGCAGCGGATATTCAAGCAGTTGGAGGGATTTGGAAGCTACGGCTTCCCCGAATCGCACGCGGCAAGTTTTGCGCTTTTGGTATACGTGTCCTGCTGGCTTAAACATTATTACCCCGATGTATTTGCGGCAGCGTTGCTGAACAGTATGCCAATGGGATTTTACCAGCCCGCGCAGATCGTTATCGATGCGCAGAAACATACCGTCCAGGTTCGCGAGGTGGATGTGAACCATTCTCTTTGGGACAATAGGCTGGAAGAAAAATCGGGCAGATACTTTACCCTGAGATTGGGATTTAGGCAGATCAGCGGTATCCGTGCCGATGATATCGATACACTGGTTAATGGACGTGGAGAAGGGTATCAAAGCATTACCGCGCTTCGAGATGCGGGAGTTTCGATTGCTGCGCTGGAAAGGCTCGCCGATGCAGATGCTTTTCGTTCGATGGGATTGGACAGGCGAAAAGCGCTGTGGGAAGTTTCGGCCCTGCAGGATATGCCGGTGGAATTGTTCAAGGGACAGGCATCGGAGAGCGTGCTGGAAACACAGGTTGAGCTTCCGCTTATGGGAAAAGGTGAACATGTAGTCCAGGATTACGCTACGGTGGGACTATCTCTAAGGGCACATCCAGTGAGCTTTGTGCGCTCGCAACTGGATATGTTAAATATCCGTAGTTGCCATCATATCAACAATGATTCTACAGACGGGCAGTTGGTCAAAGTGGCTGGCCTTGTGCTGGTACGTCAGCGTCCAGGCACTGCTGGTGGGGTGTGCTTTATAACTATTGAGGATGAGACGGGATATTCAAATCTGGTGGTATTCGAAAAACTGTTTGAAACCTACCGCAAGGAAATCCTGCACGCAAGGCTGCTAATGGTAGAGGGCAGGTTGCAGCGTGAGGGAAAAGTAGTTCATGTGATCGTGAGCAAATGTTTTGATTTTACAAAGATGCTGGGCAAGCTGTTGCAGCGGGAGGTTGATGATCTGCCGGTATTGACTCTGGCACGCGGGGATGAGAAAACAGCCCCATATCTGTCGCAGAACAAACGTGCACAGGTACGCGAGGAAGTGCCGAAGGAAGCATTCCATAGTGGGAGAAACTTTAAATAG
- a CDS encoding thymidylate synthase: protein MNQYENLLKFVRENGVLKTDRTGTGTISIFGYQMRFDLEHGFPLITTKKVHIKSIIHELLWFLKGSSNIQYLKENGVTIWDEWADENGDLGPVYGTQWRNWPLPDGGHIDQIEKVVDMIKKNPDSRRLIVSAWNVAEVDQMALPPCHLMFQFYVANGKLSCQMYQRSADMFLGVPFNIASYALLTMMIAQVCGLKYGEFVHSFGDTHIYLNHLEQVDLQLSRTPRPYPRMEINPDIKNIFDFKYEDFKLLGYDPYPAIKAPIAV from the coding sequence ATGAACCAATATGAAAATCTTTTAAAATTTGTTAGGGAAAATGGTGTGCTCAAAACTGATAGAACTGGGACGGGAACTATAAGTATTTTCGGATACCAGATGAGATTTGATTTAGAACATGGCTTCCCTCTAATTACAACTAAAAAAGTCCATATTAAATCTATCATTCACGAACTACTATGGTTTCTTAAAGGTTCATCAAATATTCAATACTTGAAGGAAAATGGAGTAACAATTTGGGACGAGTGGGCTGATGAAAATGGTGATCTTGGTCCTGTGTATGGAACTCAATGGAGAAATTGGCCGCTACCTGATGGAGGTCACATCGATCAAATTGAAAAGGTTGTGGATATGATTAAAAAAAATCCCGACTCTAGGCGTTTGATAGTGAGTGCATGGAATGTTGCGGAAGTAGACCAGATGGCACTTCCTCCATGTCACCTTATGTTCCAGTTCTATGTGGCAAATGGGAAACTCTCTTGTCAAATGTACCAACGCAGTGCGGACATGTTTCTCGGCGTGCCATTCAATATAGCATCTTATGCATTATTAACTATGATGATCGCCCAAGTATGTGGTTTGAAATATGGCGAGTTTGTCCATTCATTCGGAGATACACACATTTATTTAAATCATCTTGAACAGGTTGATTTACAGCTATCAAGAACTCCGAGACCCTATCCTAGAATGGAGATTAATCCTGATATTAAAAATATATTTGACTTCAAATATGAAGATTTTAAATTGTTAGGTTATGACCCATATCCAGCAATCAAAGCACCAATAGCGGTTTAA
- the ligD gene encoding DNA ligase D has protein sequence MKIATYNINGVNGRIETLLKWLKEADPDIVCLQELKCEDKSFPIKKINDAGYQAKWHGQKAWNGVAVLSKKEIKELRNDLPGEDDEYTHSRYLEVFTYDTVIGCIYLPFGNPYPGPKYEYKKRWFSRLIDHAQTLMATGLPVMLIGDYNVMPTDLDTYKPEKYKNDALFRPEIRANYQSLLDQGWTDAIRTLYPTSAIYTYWDYLRKAYERNAGLRLDHFLLTADLAEKLKAGDVDKYVRGWEGASDHAPVWIELSDRPLKKNLKSRKTISKNAKGFLDTLPPDIQDIVLSAEKTAMPRGVKPMKATLVDEPFDEPGWIYEIKWDGYRAISYLEKGGTTIYSRNNLEFTQFTSISESLDNLNLNAILDGEIVALKEDGSADFGALQNWKNNQRAKLHYYLFDILWLQGYSLLSLTLSQRRQVLEAIVPEEHESIKLSQAYLTSGIDFFDAAKRMKLEGIIAKRADSFYSSDSRSREWLKIKAKRRQEVVIGGYTRNEGTEKYFSALALGVYDKGKLKYIGKVGTGFNQTTQKELMEEFDKLATKTCPFETTPDVDEPSQFRPQRLGAKPTWLKPKLICEIEFAELTSDGKVRQASFKGLRKDKDPKEVILELETDTQTLVQEVKLEQKLSEEKSEKPAKATKPAKGKSLKTTKPLLESSSQIQEKKIDGHILKFTNLDKLYWPEDKVTKRDMFNYYDAVAPFMIPYLLDRPMSLNRFPGGIHGESFYQKNVKETAPSWARTMPHKNEKGKEKSYLLGSDRATLLWMASLGCIEMNPWFSRAASPDNPDYCVIDLDPDKNTFEQVIKAAQVTKEVLDSIGVPGFAKTSGSTGIHIYIPLGAKYTYEQSQLFANLIVRQVHRELPKFTTLERSISKRGGKMYLDFLQNRPGATIAGVYSLRPKPGATVSMPLLWEEVKPGLKMRDFTLFNAIDRLRETGDLFTGVLGKGIDMQKVLSSAQENFS, from the coding sequence ATGAAGATTGCCACCTATAATATAAACGGCGTTAATGGCCGCATTGAAACCCTTTTGAAATGGCTTAAAGAGGCCGATCCGGACATCGTATGCCTGCAGGAGCTCAAATGCGAGGACAAATCTTTTCCTATCAAAAAAATCAACGATGCCGGGTACCAGGCCAAATGGCACGGGCAAAAGGCGTGGAACGGCGTTGCGGTTCTATCCAAAAAAGAGATCAAGGAACTCAGGAATGACCTGCCAGGGGAAGATGATGAATATACCCACAGCAGGTATCTAGAGGTTTTTACTTACGATACCGTGATCGGCTGCATTTATCTTCCCTTCGGCAATCCGTATCCCGGACCAAAATATGAATATAAGAAACGCTGGTTTTCAAGATTGATTGACCATGCCCAAACGCTCATGGCAACCGGGCTACCTGTAATGCTGATAGGCGACTATAATGTGATGCCCACTGACCTTGACACCTATAAGCCTGAGAAATACAAAAATGATGCACTCTTCAGGCCTGAGATCAGAGCCAATTATCAATCTCTGTTGGATCAGGGATGGACGGATGCCATCAGAACCCTGTATCCAACATCTGCTATTTATACTTATTGGGATTACCTGCGAAAAGCCTATGAGCGGAATGCGGGCTTAAGACTGGACCACTTTTTATTGACCGCAGATCTTGCAGAAAAACTAAAAGCTGGTGACGTCGATAAATACGTAAGAGGCTGGGAAGGTGCTAGTGACCATGCGCCAGTGTGGATTGAACTTTCTGATAGACCGTTAAAGAAAAACCTTAAATCCAGGAAAACTATTTCAAAAAATGCGAAGGGATTTTTAGATACATTACCTCCCGATATCCAAGATATCGTTCTCTCGGCAGAAAAAACTGCGATGCCCAGGGGGGTAAAACCGATGAAGGCGACATTGGTGGACGAACCTTTTGATGAGCCTGGCTGGATATATGAGATCAAGTGGGACGGCTATCGTGCCATTTCCTATTTAGAAAAAGGAGGAACAACGATTTATTCCAGGAACAATTTGGAATTCACCCAGTTTACCTCCATCTCCGAATCACTCGACAACCTGAACCTCAACGCCATTCTGGACGGGGAGATCGTAGCATTAAAGGAAGATGGTTCGGCCGACTTTGGCGCTCTTCAGAACTGGAAGAATAACCAGCGGGCAAAACTGCACTATTACCTGTTTGATATCCTTTGGCTCCAGGGCTATTCTCTTTTATCCCTAACACTTAGTCAAAGGCGCCAGGTACTTGAAGCCATTGTGCCCGAGGAACATGAAAGCATAAAATTAAGCCAGGCCTACCTTACCTCAGGCATAGATTTTTTTGATGCCGCCAAGCGGATGAAGCTGGAAGGTATTATCGCCAAGCGGGCAGATAGCTTTTATTCCTCCGATAGCAGATCTAGGGAATGGCTGAAGATAAAGGCGAAGAGAAGGCAGGAAGTAGTGATCGGCGGATACACGCGAAACGAAGGGACCGAAAAATATTTTAGCGCACTTGCCTTAGGCGTATATGATAAGGGAAAGCTGAAATATATCGGTAAGGTAGGCACCGGATTCAATCAAACTACTCAAAAGGAACTCATGGAAGAGTTTGATAAGCTGGCCACAAAAACCTGTCCCTTTGAAACCACGCCCGATGTGGACGAGCCATCACAGTTCAGGCCTCAGCGACTTGGGGCAAAGCCAACATGGCTAAAACCAAAACTCATCTGCGAGATCGAGTTTGCCGAGCTGACCAGCGACGGGAAAGTACGTCAGGCATCATTCAAGGGATTAAGGAAAGACAAAGATCCCAAAGAAGTTATCTTGGAACTCGAGACGGATACCCAGACGCTTGTACAGGAAGTGAAACTGGAACAAAAGCTGTCTGAAGAAAAATCGGAGAAGCCTGCTAAGGCGACAAAACCTGCCAAGGGCAAAAGCCTAAAAACGACAAAGCCCCTGCTGGAAAGCAGTTCGCAGATCCAGGAAAAGAAAATCGATGGACATATCCTGAAGTTCACCAACCTGGACAAGCTTTACTGGCCGGAAGATAAGGTCACCAAGCGCGATATGTTCAACTATTATGATGCCGTGGCTCCATTTATGATTCCCTATCTCCTGGACAGGCCAATGTCGCTCAACAGATTCCCCGGCGGGATCCATGGAGAAAGCTTCTATCAAAAGAACGTAAAGGAAACTGCACCATCCTGGGCGCGCACCATGCCACATAAGAATGAAAAGGGCAAAGAAAAAAGCTATCTATTGGGGAGCGACAGGGCAACACTATTATGGATGGCGAGCCTCGGCTGTATAGAAATGAACCCTTGGTTCAGCAGGGCCGCCTCTCCGGATAATCCAGACTATTGCGTCATTGATCTGGATCCCGATAAAAATACTTTTGAGCAGGTGATCAAGGCGGCTCAGGTGACCAAGGAAGTGCTAGACAGCATAGGGGTACCTGGCTTTGCCAAAACCTCAGGCTCAACCGGCATCCATATTTATATTCCTTTGGGCGCAAAATACACCTATGAGCAGTCGCAACTATTTGCCAATCTCATTGTTAGACAGGTGCACCGGGAACTGCCGAAATTCACTACACTGGAACGTTCTATTTCCAAAAGGGGCGGTAAAATGTACCTTGATTTTCTGCAGAATAGACCAGGAGCGACGATTGCGGGTGTCTACTCCCTGAGGCCAAAACCAGGTGCTACCGTGTCGATGCCGTTACTTTGGGAAGAAGTAAAACCCGGACTAAAAATGCGTGATTTTACCCTCTTCAATGCTATCGATAGGTTAAGGGAAACTGGTGATCTCTTTACGGGCGTACTGGGAAAGGGTATAGACATGCAGAAGGTACTCTCGTCCGCGCAGGAAAACTTTAGCTAG
- a CDS encoding ImuA family protein, which yields MDAKKELFQKLQQDILLWQGFKPIAAGKAERIGLGEIEDAFPGAVFPKKAIHEFITIAPEQSAASDGFIAGLLAVLMENGAACVWASTSRHLFPASLSHFNVEPDRIIFMDVQTEKEVLWITEEALKCEGLAAVVAEVGSLSLIESRRLQLAVEASGVTGFILRKDENKTASTVATARWRISPLPSVAEDGMPGLGFPRWQVELLKVRNGNPGNFVLEWAGEKFEEIKKTKKQPIWVSAEGRQIG from the coding sequence ATGGATGCTAAAAAGGAATTGTTTCAAAAATTGCAGCAGGATATCCTGTTGTGGCAGGGCTTTAAGCCCATAGCCGCGGGCAAGGCTGAACGTATCGGTCTTGGAGAAATCGAAGACGCCTTCCCTGGTGCCGTATTCCCGAAAAAGGCAATCCATGAGTTTATTACTATAGCCCCTGAGCAATCGGCGGCAAGCGATGGGTTTATCGCAGGGCTTCTCGCCGTGCTGATGGAAAATGGTGCGGCCTGCGTATGGGCAAGCACATCGCGACATCTGTTCCCCGCTTCGCTCAGCCATTTTAACGTTGAGCCAGATCGGATCATCTTTATGGATGTGCAAACAGAAAAAGAAGTGCTATGGATCACAGAAGAAGCGCTCAAATGCGAAGGGCTTGCGGCGGTCGTGGCCGAGGTCGGTTCGCTGAGCCTCATCGAGTCCAGGAGATTACAGCTGGCAGTTGAGGCCAGTGGTGTTACCGGATTTATCCTTCGGAAAGACGAGAACAAAACAGCTAGCACAGTGGCCACCGCAAGGTGGAGGATCAGCCCATTGCCTTCGGTCGCAGAAGACGGTATGCCCGGCCTCGGTTTCCCGCGATGGCAGGTTGAGCTGCTGAAGGTGCGTAATGGTAATCCTGGAAATTTTGTGCTGGAATGGGCGGGCGAGAAATTCGAGGAAATCAAAAAGACAAAGAAACAGCCGATATGGGTCAGTGCTGAAGGGAGGCAGATTGGGTAA